Proteins encoded in a region of the Planococcus shixiaomingii genome:
- a CDS encoding type 1 glutamine amidotransferase domain-containing protein, whose protein sequence is MKKILIAVTNHPSLGVEGKVTGLWLRELTDFYHEVKDEFEVDIVSTAPTRVPIDPRSLLAVLTNKKTRHYYMDDSLMDRLKVPLVPSQVDGKEYAAIYFTGGHGTMWDFPHNEGLQELTRTIFDNGGIVSAVCHGPSGLLNVHLAGERPLLAGHVVTGFTDREEKVMGLYKYIPFSLEQAMKEQGVLFKQSPLPLGECVVVSGKIVTGQNPASAKGVALKVIEQLQIETA, encoded by the coding sequence ATGAAAAAGATCTTGATCGCGGTAACGAATCACCCATCACTGGGCGTGGAAGGGAAAGTGACAGGGCTTTGGTTGAGAGAACTGACGGATTTCTATCACGAAGTAAAAGATGAGTTTGAAGTCGATATTGTGAGCACCGCCCCAACACGGGTGCCAATTGATCCAAGAAGCTTACTGGCGGTTTTGACAAATAAAAAAACACGCCATTATTACATGGATGATAGTTTAATGGATCGTCTGAAAGTGCCTCTCGTTCCGAGCCAGGTTGACGGCAAAGAATATGCAGCTATTTATTTTACCGGCGGCCATGGTACAATGTGGGATTTTCCACATAATGAAGGCCTCCAAGAATTGACTAGGACCATTTTTGACAACGGCGGAATTGTTTCAGCGGTATGCCATGGGCCAAGCGGCTTGCTGAATGTTCATCTGGCAGGTGAACGCCCGCTTCTTGCCGGTCATGTTGTCACCGGGTTTACAGACCGCGAAGAAAAAGTCATGGGATTATATAAGTACATTCCTTTCTCGCTTGAACAAGCCATGAAAGAACAAGGTGTTCTGTTTAAACAATCACCGCTGCCGCTGGGTGAATGTGTTGTAGTATCCGGGAAAATTGTCACTGGCCAGAATCCCGCTTCCGCTAAAGGTGTTGCGCTTAAAGTAATCGAACAGCTTCAAATAGAGACTGCTTAG
- a CDS encoding type III polyketide synthase: protein MSLIRNVVIENAPYYVDQKETVGAVRNLFGGDYEDIERLLRVFGNGEIKGRYLAAPLDWFEKERGLEEKNQRYVEESVRMGSRAVARCLEESGVKKEEIDAFIFVSSSGMSTPTIDARIMNELRLPPHIKRIPLWGLGCAGGASGISRAHDYCLAYPKAKVLVLCIELCSLTFQHTDRSKSNLIGTSLFADGAACALVTGDQVQMAGAGFFIKDTQSTLMQDSEDVMGWDVKDHGLHVVFSRDIPKIIEKWLKPNVDLFLEKIGKTSSDIIHFVAHPGGKKVLAAYEKSLGFSNEKTEISRNVLTNYGNMSSPTVLYVLKEFMETRPNRGEEGLLTALGPGFSSEMLWLEWGEVNQ from the coding sequence ATGTCATTGATCCGGAATGTAGTCATTGAAAATGCGCCCTATTATGTCGATCAAAAAGAAACTGTCGGAGCGGTAAGAAATCTTTTTGGAGGAGATTACGAAGATATCGAAAGGTTATTGCGCGTATTTGGCAACGGTGAGATTAAAGGCCGTTATTTAGCAGCTCCACTAGACTGGTTTGAAAAAGAGCGCGGGCTTGAGGAGAAAAATCAGCGATATGTCGAAGAATCGGTGCGAATGGGAAGCCGCGCCGTTGCCCGTTGCCTTGAAGAGTCGGGCGTGAAAAAAGAAGAGATTGACGCCTTTATCTTTGTCTCAAGTTCCGGCATGTCGACGCCAACCATTGATGCACGGATCATGAACGAGCTGCGCTTGCCTCCGCACATTAAACGCATTCCGCTATGGGGGTTGGGCTGTGCTGGTGGGGCATCCGGGATTAGCCGTGCTCACGATTACTGCCTTGCTTACCCGAAAGCGAAAGTGCTCGTGCTGTGCATTGAATTATGCAGTTTAACTTTCCAGCACACCGATAGATCCAAAAGTAACTTAATCGGCACATCTTTGTTTGCAGATGGTGCGGCGTGCGCTCTTGTAACAGGTGACCAAGTCCAAATGGCTGGTGCCGGGTTCTTCATCAAAGATACGCAATCCACGTTGATGCAGGATTCAGAAGATGTGATGGGGTGGGACGTGAAAGACCATGGTCTTCATGTGGTATTTTCGCGGGATATTCCGAAAATCATCGAAAAATGGCTGAAGCCGAATGTGGATTTATTTTTAGAGAAAATTGGAAAGACTTCTTCGGATATTATTCATTTTGTCGCTCATCCCGGAGGAAAGAAAGTGTTGGCCGCTTACGAAAAATCACTCGGTTTCTCCAACGAAAAAACGGAGATCTCCAGAAACGTATTGACGAATTACGGCAATATGTCTTCTCCAACGGTTCTTTATGTCTTAAAAGAATTTATGGAAACGCGGCCAAACCGAGGGGAAGAAGGGCTATTGACAGCGCTCGGCCCCGGTTTCAGCTCGGAAATGCTTTGGCTTGAATGGGGAGAAGTGAACCAATGA
- a CDS encoding isoprenylcysteine carboxyl methyltransferase family protein — MTFFWIVFGFVILQRLLEVVYAKSNERLMKQQGAIEAGASHYKWIVLLHVLFFVSLLIEVVVTGADRAGAWIFFLAVFIVAQVLRVWALASLGRFWNTKILVLPGADKVKSGPYRWIPHPNYVVVALEILSLPLIFGAWRTALLFTIANALLLLLVRIPAEEKALQQLKG; from the coding sequence ATGACCTTTTTTTGGATCGTTTTTGGATTTGTCATTTTACAACGCTTGCTTGAAGTCGTATACGCAAAGTCCAATGAGCGGCTCATGAAACAGCAAGGCGCCATCGAAGCAGGAGCTTCCCATTACAAATGGATTGTCTTGCTGCATGTCCTGTTTTTCGTTTCATTGTTAATAGAAGTAGTGGTTACAGGTGCTGACAGAGCAGGAGCATGGATCTTCTTTTTAGCCGTCTTTATCGTCGCGCAAGTTTTACGCGTGTGGGCATTGGCTTCCTTAGGTCGCTTCTGGAACACAAAAATTCTCGTGCTTCCAGGGGCTGATAAAGTGAAAAGTGGTCCGTACCGATGGATTCCACATCCCAATTACGTAGTCGTTGCCTTAGAAATCCTATCATTGCCGCTGATTTTCGGGGCATGGCGAACCGCGCTGTTGTTCACCATTGCGAACGCGTTATTGCTGCTTTTGGTCCGGATTCCAGCCGAAGAAAAGGCGCTGCAACAATTAAAGGGATAA
- a CDS encoding AI-2E family transporter yields MWYKKPFFEYATGILLIAIILFFLGKIDYIWLPFKIIITTIFAPILIAGLLYYIIRPFLKLLMRYMPKNAGITVVFLGMVLMVTTLIYFAGPLIKTEIESLADLAPERVEEVTEESENALSKFQFGGISGQELKNHMLGYVENLSNRLMENVMGIVSMVMNVAIVLIIVPFILFFLLRDDDKLIPHLMKYLSEDRRPEGRKVLQDADRALSTYIVSQAIVAGVVGVLMFIGYVIIGLDYALTLAVFAMFLIIVPFIGPMIGVVPAIFVALISPEPFMAVKVLVVLFVVQQLEGNLVTPNIMGSRLNIHPLTIILLLLVSAALYGFVGILIAIPTYAVLKTLVHNFRIFMRLRKKREIANGLANKT; encoded by the coding sequence ATGTGGTATAAGAAACCTTTTTTTGAATACGCAACTGGAATTTTGCTCATTGCCATTATTTTGTTTTTTCTAGGGAAAATTGATTACATCTGGTTGCCCTTTAAGATCATCATCACTACAATATTTGCTCCAATATTAATTGCCGGGCTTTTATATTACATAATCCGTCCTTTCCTCAAGCTGTTAATGCGTTATATGCCGAAAAACGCTGGAATTACAGTCGTTTTCTTGGGGATGGTATTGATGGTCACTACTCTTATTTATTTTGCCGGACCACTGATAAAAACTGAGATTGAAAGTTTAGCGGATCTTGCACCGGAACGGGTAGAAGAAGTGACCGAGGAATCGGAAAACGCTCTTTCCAAATTTCAATTTGGAGGGATTTCAGGGCAAGAGTTGAAAAATCATATGCTTGGCTATGTTGAAAATTTGTCGAATAGATTGATGGAAAATGTGATGGGGATTGTGTCGATGGTCATGAATGTGGCAATCGTTCTGATCATCGTCCCATTTATCTTGTTCTTTCTATTAAGAGATGACGACAAACTGATTCCCCATTTGATGAAATACTTGTCAGAAGACCGTAGGCCAGAAGGCAGAAAAGTTTTGCAAGACGCTGATCGGGCACTTTCAACTTACATTGTCAGTCAAGCTATTGTAGCTGGAGTTGTCGGAGTCTTAATGTTTATAGGCTATGTCATTATTGGCCTGGATTACGCGTTAACGTTGGCTGTATTTGCGATGTTCCTCATTATTGTTCCATTCATCGGCCCGATGATTGGCGTTGTGCCGGCAATTTTTGTCGCATTGATCAGTCCGGAGCCTTTCATGGCGGTGAAAGTGCTGGTGGTGCTCTTTGTGGTTCAGCAGCTCGAAGGAAATTTGGTGACGCCAAATATAATGGGCAGCCGCCTGAATATCCATCCGCTGACCATTATCTTGCTGCTGTTAGTATCAGCTGCCCTTTATGGATTTGTGGGAATCTTAATCGCTATTCCAACTTATGCAGTGCTGAAGACGTTGGTCCATAATTTCCGGATTTTTATGAGATTGCGTAAAAAACGTGAAATTGCAAATGGACTCGCTAATAAGACCTGA
- a CDS encoding transporter substrate-binding domain-containing protein has product MKKFSFIALLMAVMLLIAACGGSGGGDSSSGEGGEDKTYKVGIDTTYPPFEFEENGEYTGIDIDIINAIAKNQGFKIEFNPMDFGGIIPALQANQLDIAIAGMSITDERKKVVDFSDPYFDAGLTLVVTSENTDITSLDDLKGKTVAVKSGTTGAEFARANEDKYGYEVAQFEDSPSMFQEVSNGNADVLLEDYPVIAYAIAQSGLDLKTVGERLTGDQYGIAVLKGQNAEVLEKINTGLQELRDSGEYDKIINKYIGE; this is encoded by the coding sequence ATGAAAAAGTTTAGTTTTATCGCACTTTTAATGGCTGTTATGCTCTTAATTGCAGCATGTGGCGGCTCAGGCGGGGGGGACTCTTCTTCAGGTGAAGGTGGAGAGGACAAAACATATAAAGTGGGAATTGATACAACTTATCCGCCTTTCGAATTTGAAGAAAACGGCGAATACACTGGAATCGATATTGACATAATCAATGCAATCGCTAAAAATCAAGGCTTTAAAATCGAATTCAACCCGATGGACTTCGGCGGGATTATTCCAGCACTGCAAGCAAACCAATTGGATATCGCTATTGCTGGGATGAGCATTACAGATGAGCGCAAAAAAGTGGTGGATTTCTCGGATCCTTATTTTGATGCCGGTTTGACTCTTGTTGTAACATCAGAAAACACTGATATTACATCGTTGGATGATTTGAAAGGAAAAACTGTAGCGGTTAAGAGCGGGACTACAGGAGCTGAGTTTGCTCGCGCAAACGAAGACAAATATGGTTATGAAGTGGCGCAATTTGAAGACAGCCCTTCTATGTTCCAAGAAGTTTCAAACGGCAACGCTGACGTATTGCTGGAAGACTACCCAGTCATCGCTTATGCGATTGCTCAAAGTGGTTTAGATCTTAAAACAGTTGGCGAACGCTTGACTGGCGATCAGTACGGAATTGCTGTGCTTAAAGGCCAAAACGCTGAAGTACTTGAAAAAATCAACACAGGTCTTCAAGAGCTTCGTGATAGCGGAGAGTACGATAAAATCATTAACAAGTACATCGGGGAATAA
- a CDS encoding amino acid ABC transporter permease — METITTALPYLMEGLQVTLYIFVIAIILGFIIGLVVALMRLAPFKILNWISKFFVDAIRGTPFIVQLFFIYFGLNSLGYFSMENTTAGIVTVALNAGAYFSEIIRAGIQSIDKGQTEAARSLGLNATQNMRFIILPQAFRRMLPTITNQAIISLKDTSLLSVIGIADLTQEGRIQANATFEAFTIYLTLGVIYFIVIYLLSTLASFVERKFVLR; from the coding sequence ATGGAGACGATTACAACCGCCTTGCCGTATTTAATGGAAGGTCTGCAAGTCACACTTTACATTTTTGTGATTGCAATTATTCTTGGGTTTATCATTGGGTTAGTTGTAGCTTTAATGCGCCTCGCGCCATTCAAAATCCTTAACTGGATTTCGAAATTCTTTGTTGACGCGATACGCGGGACACCATTTATTGTTCAGCTGTTCTTTATTTATTTTGGATTAAACTCATTAGGGTATTTCTCGATGGAAAACACAACAGCCGGAATTGTTACGGTGGCCCTTAACGCAGGAGCGTATTTCTCGGAAATTATCCGTGCTGGAATCCAGTCCATTGATAAAGGGCAAACAGAAGCGGCCCGTTCACTTGGATTGAATGCCACGCAAAATATGCGCTTTATTATTTTGCCGCAGGCATTCCGCAGAATGTTGCCGACTATCACGAACCAGGCAATCATTTCATTAAAAGATACTTCGCTTCTATCGGTTATCGGAATCGCAGATTTGACCCAGGAAGGGCGTATTCAGGCAAATGCCACATTTGAAGCATTTACTATTTACTTAACCCTTGGTGTCATTTACTTTATTGTCATTTACTTGCTCTCCACATTAGCGAGCTTTGTAGAAAGGAAGTTTGTATTGCGATGA
- a CDS encoding amino acid ABC transporter ATP-binding protein encodes MTMIRVENLKKSFGPIEVLKDISTVVEEKEVVCVIGPSGSGKSTFLRCLNRLEEITGGHVYIEGTDITDPKVDINQVRQDVGMVFQQFNLFPHKSVLENVTLAPMKLKKNDKKAITEKAYELLDKVGLREKANAYPGELSGGQKQRVAIARALAMDPKIMLFDEPTSALDPEMVGDVLDVMKQLAIEGMTMVIVTHEMGFAREVGDRVIFIDGGFIVEENVPSEIFSNPQHDRTKLFLSKVL; translated from the coding sequence ATGACTATGATTAGAGTTGAAAACTTAAAAAAATCCTTTGGCCCAATCGAAGTTTTGAAAGATATCAGCACTGTTGTTGAAGAAAAAGAAGTGGTTTGTGTCATCGGTCCTTCAGGTTCTGGTAAAAGTACATTCCTCCGCTGTTTAAACCGCTTGGAAGAAATTACGGGCGGCCATGTGTATATCGAAGGAACCGACATTACCGATCCAAAAGTGGATATTAACCAAGTCCGCCAAGACGTCGGAATGGTATTCCAGCAATTTAATTTGTTCCCGCATAAATCAGTTCTTGAAAACGTGACATTGGCACCGATGAAATTGAAAAAGAACGACAAAAAAGCCATTACGGAAAAAGCTTACGAGTTGCTCGACAAAGTCGGCTTGCGTGAAAAAGCGAATGCGTATCCTGGTGAATTATCAGGAGGACAAAAACAGCGTGTCGCTATTGCGCGGGCACTTGCGATGGATCCGAAAATTATGCTCTTCGATGAGCCGACTTCAGCGCTCGACCCCGAAATGGTTGGAGATGTACTCGATGTAATGAAGCAGTTGGCAATCGAAGGAATGACAATGGTCATCGTGACCCACGAAATGGGCTTTGCCCGCGAAGTAGGGGATCGGGTTATATTCATCGACGGCGGCTTTATTGTCGAAGAAAACGTGCCTTCAGAAATTTTCAGCAATCCGCAGCATGATCGTACAAAGCTGTTCTTAAGTAAAGTGTTATAA
- a CDS encoding transporter substrate-binding domain-containing protein, whose amino-acid sequence MKKFSFFWLLLTLILFVVACGPESGQPQMQGGEDKASEGTRESGGSNGGGAYLVGIDTTYPPFEFQVGGEYTGIDIEIINAIAESQDFEIELRPMDFVGIIPALEAGELDLAIAGMSITDERKEILDFSEPYFDAGLTLVVNADNTEVTSLDDLDGKVVAVKNGTTGSKFARENQEQYGYRIADFEDSPSMFLEVANGHADVLLEDYPVIAYAITRRDLELKTVGERLTDDQYGIAVLKGKNSDLLEKINAGLKELRDSGKYDEILKKYIDDSGL is encoded by the coding sequence GTGAAAAAGTTCAGTTTCTTTTGGCTGCTTTTGACCCTGATTCTATTTGTAGTTGCGTGCGGACCAGAGAGCGGACAACCTCAGATGCAAGGAGGTGAAGACAAAGCAAGCGAAGGCACAAGAGAAAGTGGAGGAAGCAATGGAGGCGGAGCGTATTTGGTAGGAATTGATACAACTTATCCGCCATTTGAATTTCAAGTAGGAGGCGAGTATACAGGAATTGATATTGAGATCATCAATGCAATTGCTGAAAGCCAAGACTTTGAAATTGAATTGCGGCCAATGGATTTCGTTGGTATCATACCTGCTTTAGAAGCTGGCGAATTGGACTTGGCTATTGCCGGAATGAGCATTACGGATGAAAGAAAAGAAATCTTGGATTTCTCTGAACCGTATTTCGATGCAGGTTTGACTCTGGTAGTTAACGCGGATAACACGGAGGTTACTTCTTTAGATGATTTGGACGGGAAAGTAGTCGCTGTAAAAAACGGAACTACAGGATCAAAATTTGCTCGTGAGAACCAGGAGCAATACGGCTACAGAATTGCTGATTTTGAAGATAGCCCGTCAATGTTCTTAGAAGTTGCAAATGGTCACGCAGATGTATTATTAGAGGATTACCCAGTAATAGCTTATGCCATCACTAGAAGGGATCTTGAACTGAAAACTGTAGGTGAACGTTTGACTGATGATCAATACGGTATTGCAGTGTTGAAAGGGAAGAACAGCGACTTGCTCGAAAAAATCAATGCAGGACTCAAAGAGCTGCGAGACAGTGGTAAATACGACGAAATCTTGAAAAAGTACATTGATGACTCAGGTTTATGA
- a CDS encoding peptidylprolyl isomerase: MAKKGHIHMENGEKIEFELFPNEAPNTVKNFEDLANSGFYDGVTFHRVIPGFVSQGGDPTGTGAGGSGKTIKCETQGNPHKHQAGSLSMAHAGKDTGSSQFFIVHAPQPHLDGVHTVFGQVTSGLEAAKAMKNGDKMTKVHVFDEE, from the coding sequence ATGGCGAAAAAAGGGCACATCCATATGGAAAACGGCGAAAAGATCGAATTCGAACTTTTCCCGAACGAAGCACCAAACACAGTTAAAAACTTTGAGGATCTTGCAAACTCTGGATTCTATGACGGTGTTACATTCCACCGCGTTATTCCTGGTTTCGTCTCACAAGGCGGCGACCCGACTGGCACTGGAGCTGGCGGCAGCGGCAAAACGATCAAGTGCGAAACTCAAGGCAACCCGCACAAACACCAAGCAGGAAGCCTATCAATGGCTCATGCTGGGAAAGATACTGGATCTAGCCAGTTCTTTATCGTTCACGCGCCACAACCGCATCTTGATGGCGTCCACACAGTTTTTGGCCAAGTGACTTCAGGTCTTGAAGCGGCAAAAGCTATGAAAAATGGCGACAAAATGACGAAAGTCCATGTATTCGACGAAGAATAA
- a CDS encoding SDR family oxidoreductase encodes MDLGVKGKVVVVMASSKGLGKATAMEFAKEGATVIISSRSQDALEQTKNEIQQRTGNDDVHVRVCDMAKERDITLLFQFVIQKFGRIDVLINNTGGPKAGGFSSIDDTDWYNAFDRNLLSYIRTARAVLPHMKKQQFGRIINISSSSTKEVIDGLILSNTFRAGMVGFSKTLAREVASDNIMVNTIGPGRIATDRIAELNQIAADRQQVPIEKIIQKSESEIPIGRFGEPEEFAKIVVFLASSANSYLTGQSLVIDGGLLKAL; translated from the coding sequence ATGGACTTAGGAGTAAAAGGAAAAGTAGTAGTAGTTATGGCTTCGAGCAAGGGCTTAGGCAAAGCAACGGCAATGGAATTTGCAAAAGAAGGGGCAACCGTCATTATTTCTAGCCGCAGCCAAGACGCGCTGGAGCAAACAAAGAATGAAATTCAGCAGCGAACCGGCAACGACGATGTGCATGTGCGCGTTTGCGATATGGCAAAAGAACGCGATATCACATTACTTTTCCAGTTTGTTATTCAGAAGTTCGGGCGGATTGATGTATTGATCAACAATACAGGCGGTCCGAAAGCCGGCGGATTCAGCTCCATCGACGACACTGACTGGTACAATGCATTTGACCGTAACCTTTTGAGCTATATCCGTACAGCACGCGCAGTTTTGCCTCATATGAAAAAGCAGCAGTTCGGGCGCATCATTAACATCTCTTCCTCTTCTACAAAAGAAGTCATCGACGGCTTGATCTTGTCCAATACATTCCGCGCTGGCATGGTCGGTTTCTCGAAAACACTGGCACGCGAAGTGGCAAGTGATAACATCATGGTCAACACAATCGGTCCGGGACGCATTGCAACCGATCGGATAGCCGAACTCAATCAAATCGCTGCAGATCGTCAGCAAGTTCCCATTGAAAAAATCATTCAAAAAAGCGAATCGGAAATTCCAATCGGCCGGTTTGGCGAACCGGAAGAATTCGCTAAAATCGTGGTCTTCCTTGCCTCTTCCGCAAATTCGTATTTGACCGGCCAATCACTAGTCATTGATGGTGGGTTATTAAAAGCTTTGTAA
- a CDS encoding NAD(P)/FAD-dependent oxidoreductase, translated as MEEREVFDITIIGGGPTGLFASFYGGMRKMKVKILDSLPQLGGQLTELYPDKFIYDVGGFTKVLAKDLVDNLVSQANYGEPAICLEETVATVERSEDIFVIETDKGQHYTKTILLTAGVGAFQPRKLGIEGSEQFEGTTLHYGVKDLTMFHDKKVVVLGGGDSAVDWAMMLENVAGQVTLSHRRDKMTAHEANIDVLMQSKVEVKKPFGVKELVGENGQVRELVLIDKEGNEERLEVDHVIVNYGNITSLGPIKEWGLEMEKNAVLVNSKMETSIEGIYAAGDIATYEGKVKLIAVGFGEAPTAINNAKAYLDPKSKLQPLHSTSVFK; from the coding sequence ATGGAAGAACGCGAAGTTTTTGATATTACAATTATCGGGGGCGGACCAACCGGCTTGTTCGCTTCTTTTTACGGCGGTATGCGCAAAATGAAAGTGAAGATTTTGGATAGCTTGCCACAGCTAGGCGGACAACTGACAGAACTGTACCCGGACAAGTTCATCTACGATGTCGGCGGGTTCACTAAAGTGTTGGCGAAAGATCTTGTCGATAATTTAGTGTCTCAGGCAAATTACGGTGAACCTGCGATTTGTTTGGAAGAAACGGTGGCTACGGTTGAACGCAGCGAGGACATTTTTGTTATTGAAACAGACAAGGGCCAGCATTATACGAAAACTATTTTGCTAACAGCGGGCGTTGGAGCTTTTCAACCACGTAAATTGGGCATTGAAGGATCCGAGCAATTCGAAGGCACAACACTTCACTATGGCGTAAAGGATTTAACGATGTTCCATGATAAGAAAGTGGTTGTATTGGGCGGAGGAGATTCTGCAGTAGACTGGGCTATGATGCTTGAAAATGTTGCAGGCCAAGTAACTTTGAGCCATCGGCGCGACAAAATGACGGCACACGAAGCAAATATCGACGTGCTTATGCAATCAAAAGTGGAAGTTAAAAAACCATTCGGCGTAAAAGAGCTGGTTGGGGAGAACGGCCAAGTCCGTGAATTGGTTCTTATTGATAAAGAAGGAAACGAAGAGCGCTTGGAAGTCGATCATGTGATCGTCAATTACGGAAACATCACTTCTCTTGGTCCGATTAAAGAGTGGGGCCTTGAAATGGAGAAAAATGCAGTCTTGGTCAACTCCAAAATGGAAACGAGTATTGAAGGGATTTACGCAGCCGGCGACATTGCAACTTATGAAGGCAAAGTTAAACTGATTGCTGTCGGTTTTGGCGAAGCACCAACTGCCATCAACAACGCGAAAGCTTATCTCGATCCGAAATCCAAGCTTCAGCCGCTTCACAGCACAAGCGTATTTAAATAA